The proteins below come from a single Limosilactobacillus reuteri genomic window:
- a CDS encoding phosphoglycerate kinase produces MAKLTVEDLPLEGKKVLMRVDFNVPIKDGVVGDDNRIVAALPTIKYVIDHGGRAILFSHLGRIKKEEDKPGLSLRPVAERLSNLLNKPVTFVPVTEGKQLEDAIDNMKNGDVLLVQNTRYEDVKDGEYVKRESGNDPELGKYWASLGDVFVNDAFGTAHRKHASNVGIATNMPGKAAAGYLMEKEIKFLGDAVDNPERPFVAILGGAKVSDKIGVIDNLLDKADKIIIGGGMAYTFYAAKGIKVGNSLVEKDKIDVAKQILDKAGNKLVLPIDNVVADKFNNDADTKVVEGDIDDGWMALDIGPKSVEEFKNVLKDAKTVVWNGPMGVFEMPNFAKGTLEIGKFLGTLTEATTIVGGGDSTAAVKELGVADKLTHISTGGGASLTYLEGKELPGIAAISDK; encoded by the coding sequence ATGGCTAAATTAACTGTTGAAGACCTTCCTTTAGAAGGCAAGAAAGTATTAATGCGTGTTGACTTTAATGTTCCAATTAAAGACGGCGTTGTTGGTGACGACAATCGAATTGTTGCAGCTTTACCAACAATTAAATATGTTATTGACCATGGTGGTCGAGCAATCTTATTCTCACACCTTGGCCGAATTAAAAAAGAAGAAGATAAGCCTGGACTTTCACTTCGCCCAGTTGCAGAACGTCTTTCTAACTTACTAAACAAGCCAGTAACATTTGTTCCAGTTACTGAAGGTAAGCAATTAGAAGATGCTATCGACAACATGAAGAATGGTGATGTTTTACTTGTCCAAAACACCCGTTACGAAGACGTTAAGGATGGCGAATATGTAAAGCGTGAATCTGGTAATGATCCTGAATTAGGTAAGTACTGGGCTTCTCTTGGTGATGTATTTGTAAATGATGCTTTTGGTACAGCTCACCGTAAGCACGCTTCTAATGTTGGTATTGCTACTAACATGCCAGGCAAAGCAGCAGCTGGTTACTTGATGGAAAAGGAAATCAAGTTCTTAGGTGATGCAGTAGATAATCCTGAACGTCCATTTGTTGCCATTCTTGGTGGTGCAAAGGTTTCTGATAAGATTGGTGTTATTGATAACCTTCTTGACAAGGCAGACAAGATTATTATCGGTGGTGGAATGGCTTATACCTTCTACGCTGCTAAGGGAATCAAGGTTGGTAACTCACTTGTTGAAAAAGACAAGATTGACGTTGCTAAGCAAATCTTAGACAAAGCTGGCAATAAGCTTGTATTGCCAATTGATAATGTAGTAGCTGATAAGTTCAACAATGATGCTGATACAAAGGTTGTTGAAGGTGATATTGACGACGGTTGGATGGCTCTTGATATTGGTCCTAAGTCTGTTGAAGAGTTCAAGAACGTATTAAAAGATGCCAAGACTGTTGTTTGGAATGGACCAATGGGTGTATTTGAAATGCCAAACTTTGCTAAGGGTACGCTTGAAATTGGTAAATTCCTTGGTACATTAACAGAAGCTACAACAATTGTTGGTGGAGGAGACTCAACTGCTGCAGTTAAGGAATTGGGTGTTGCTGATAAGCTTACTCACATTTCAACTGGTGGTGGTGCATCATTAACTTACCTTGAAGGTAAAGAATTGCCTGGAATTGCCGCAATTTCTGACAAATAA
- the tpiA gene encoding triose-phosphate isomerase, with protein MRVPIIAGNWKMHKDVQEAVSFIEKIKNQLPPADQLETAIAAPTLCLVPMVKAAKESPLKIMAENCYYKNEGAYTGETSPYALYQAGIHHVILGHSERRTYFNETDELINKKVKAALVNGLCPIVCCDDTMRRRVAGKKVHWVVSRILADLHGLTNDEICHVTVAYEPSWAIGTGESADPEQAAEGCYLIRQTISDMYGDEVANNVRILYGGSVTTSNINALMAKNDIDGVLVGAASLNPETFLQLVHH; from the coding sequence ATGAGAGTACCGATTATTGCTGGCAATTGGAAAATGCATAAGGATGTACAAGAAGCTGTCTCTTTTATCGAAAAAATAAAAAATCAGCTTCCACCTGCCGACCAACTTGAAACAGCAATTGCTGCTCCTACTCTTTGTTTGGTACCAATGGTTAAAGCGGCTAAAGAATCTCCATTAAAAATAATGGCAGAAAACTGCTATTATAAGAATGAAGGAGCCTATACTGGTGAAACAAGTCCATATGCTTTATACCAAGCAGGAATCCATCATGTAATTTTAGGCCATTCTGAACGCCGAACTTACTTTAATGAAACTGATGAATTAATTAATAAAAAAGTGAAGGCAGCATTAGTAAACGGGTTATGTCCGATTGTTTGTTGTGATGATACTATGCGTCGACGAGTTGCTGGAAAGAAAGTTCATTGGGTGGTGAGCCGAATTCTCGCTGATCTTCATGGATTGACCAATGACGAAATTTGTCATGTTACGGTTGCTTATGAACCTAGTTGGGCGATTGGAACAGGCGAGAGTGCTGATCCAGAACAAGCGGCGGAAGGTTGTTACCTTATTCGCCAGACGATTAGTGATATGTATGGCGATGAAGTTGCAAATAATGTTCGAATTCTCTATGGAGGAAGTGTGACAACATCTAATATCAATGCACTAATGGCAAAAAATGATATTGATGGTGTTTTAGTCGGAGCGGCGAGCCTAAATCCAGAAACATTTTTACAATTAGTTCACCATTAG
- the eno gene encoding phosphopyruvate hydratase, whose amino-acid sequence MSLITDIYAREVLDSRGNPTVEAEVYTEAGGVGRGIVPSGASTGEHEAVELRDGDKNRFGGKGVLKAVSNVNNIIAKEIVGMEVTDQIAIDKAMIKLDGTPNKGKLGANAILAVSLAAARAAADELQVPLYNYLGGFNAHVLPTPMMNVINGGAHSDNKVDFQEFMIMPVGAPTVREAIRWGSETFHALKKELEAAGKVTSVGDEGGFAPDFANNEEPFEYLIKAIEDAGYKPGKDIAIAFDVAASELWNDEDKKYKLRWSTGEEYTTEEWINYLSGIIEKYPVVSVEDPIDENNWDDWVTITDKLGKKVQLVGDDFFVTNTDYLKKGIQMGAANSILIKLNQIGTLTETVEAIEMAKEAGYTAIVSHRSGETEDTTIADLVVATNAGQIKTGSMSRTDRLAKYNQLMRIEDQLGDVAQYKGIHSFYNLSQQARQDIENR is encoded by the coding sequence ATGTCACTCATTACAGATATTTATGCACGTGAAGTCCTTGATTCACGTGGTAACCCAACAGTTGAAGCAGAAGTTTACACAGAAGCCGGTGGTGTAGGCCGCGGTATCGTTCCTTCAGGTGCTTCAACTGGTGAACACGAAGCTGTTGAATTACGTGACGGCGACAAGAACCGTTTTGGCGGCAAGGGTGTTTTAAAGGCTGTTTCAAACGTAAACAACATTATTGCTAAGGAAATCGTAGGGATGGAAGTTACTGACCAAATCGCTATCGATAAGGCAATGATTAAGTTAGACGGTACTCCAAACAAGGGTAAGTTAGGTGCTAACGCTATTTTAGCTGTTTCATTAGCTGCTGCTCGGGCTGCTGCTGACGAATTACAAGTACCTCTTTACAACTACCTTGGTGGTTTCAACGCTCATGTATTGCCAACACCAATGATGAACGTTATTAACGGTGGTGCTCACTCAGATAACAAGGTTGACTTCCAAGAATTCATGATTATGCCAGTTGGTGCACCAACTGTACGTGAAGCTATTCGTTGGGGTTCAGAAACTTTCCACGCTTTGAAGAAGGAATTGGAAGCTGCTGGTAAAGTAACCTCTGTTGGTGACGAAGGTGGATTTGCTCCTGACTTTGCTAACAACGAAGAACCATTCGAATACTTAATCAAGGCTATTGAAGATGCTGGTTACAAGCCAGGTAAGGACATTGCCATTGCCTTTGACGTTGCCGCTTCAGAATTATGGAACGACGAAGACAAGAAGTACAAGCTTCGTTGGTCAACTGGTGAAGAATACACCACTGAAGAATGGATTAACTACTTATCCGGTATTATTGAAAAGTACCCAGTAGTATCTGTTGAAGACCCAATTGACGAAAACAACTGGGATGATTGGGTAACTATTACTGATAAGTTAGGCAAGAAGGTTCAACTTGTTGGTGATGACTTCTTTGTAACTAACACTGATTACTTGAAGAAGGGTATCCAAATGGGTGCTGCTAACTCAATCTTAATCAAGCTTAACCAAATTGGTACTTTAACTGAAACTGTTGAAGCTATCGAAATGGCTAAGGAAGCTGGTTACACTGCCATCGTTTCACACCGTTCTGGTGAAACTGAAGACACTACTATTGCTGACTTGGTTGTTGCTACAAACGCCGGACAAATCAAGACTGGTTCTATGAGCCGGACTGACCGTCTTGCTAAGTACAACCAATTAATGCGGATTGAAGATCAACTTGGTGATGTTGCTCAATACAAGGGTATCCACTCATTCTACAACTTGAGTCAACAAGCTCGTCAAGACATCGAAAATCGTTAA
- a CDS encoding amino acid permease: MKKSAPELNRSMTAGQMEMISLGGAIGVGLFMGSTSTIKWTGPSVILAYAFVGLILYIVMRALGEMIYINPGTGSFADYATEYVHPVAGYLAKWANVFEYIVVGMSEVVAATEYLKYWWPHLHTWVAGIVIIIFLVLANLASAKAYGSLEFWFAMIKVITIIFMILLGFMIIFFGFGNGGHPTGFSNLWSHGGFFTGGWSGFFFSMSIIVGSYEGIELLGISAGEVANPQKAIVKSVKSVLFRILIFYVGAIFVIVTIYPWNELSSVGSPFVSTFAKVGITAAASIINFVVLTAALSGANSGIYSSSRMLFKLSHEGDAPKIFGRLSKRIVPDAAILGISGGILIGFIIDMISATYSHSTADMFVVVFSSSVLPGMIPWFVILLAELRFRRNNKDLMVDHPFKLPLYPFSNYFAFLMLIVIVIFMFINPDTRISVIVGAAVLILAVTVYLVRHGFKNEKA, translated from the coding sequence ATGAAAAAATCGGCACCAGAACTTAATCGTTCGATGACTGCTGGTCAGATGGAAATGATTTCCCTTGGTGGAGCGATTGGTGTTGGACTGTTTATGGGATCAACATCTACAATCAAGTGGACCGGGCCATCTGTTATCCTCGCATATGCGTTTGTCGGCTTAATTCTATATATTGTTATGAGAGCGTTAGGAGAGATGATTTACATTAATCCTGGAACAGGTTCTTTTGCGGATTATGCAACTGAATATGTTCATCCAGTAGCTGGATACCTTGCTAAATGGGCTAACGTATTTGAGTATATTGTTGTAGGAATGTCTGAAGTAGTAGCAGCAACTGAATACCTTAAATATTGGTGGCCACACCTTCATACTTGGGTAGCTGGAATTGTTATTATTATTTTCTTGGTCCTCGCTAATTTAGCGAGTGCAAAAGCATATGGGTCGCTTGAATTTTGGTTTGCGATGATCAAAGTTATTACTATTATCTTTATGATCTTACTTGGATTTATGATTATCTTCTTTGGCTTTGGTAATGGCGGTCATCCAACCGGTTTCAGCAATCTTTGGTCTCATGGTGGATTTTTCACTGGTGGCTGGAGTGGTTTCTTCTTCTCAATGTCAATTATCGTTGGATCTTATGAAGGAATCGAATTGCTAGGAATTTCTGCCGGGGAAGTAGCAAATCCGCAAAAAGCAATTGTTAAATCTGTTAAGTCTGTTTTATTCCGGATTTTAATTTTCTACGTTGGCGCAATTTTTGTAATTGTAACAATTTATCCTTGGAATGAATTAAGCAGTGTTGGATCACCATTTGTATCTACTTTTGCTAAGGTCGGAATTACAGCTGCAGCATCAATCATTAACTTTGTGGTTTTAACCGCTGCATTATCAGGTGCTAATTCGGGTATTTACAGTTCAAGTCGGATGCTGTTTAAGCTATCTCATGAAGGGGATGCTCCTAAGATTTTTGGTCGTCTTTCAAAACGGATCGTTCCCGATGCTGCCATCCTTGGTATTTCCGGTGGTATTTTGATTGGCTTTATTATTGATATGATTTCGGCAACTTATAGCCATTCAACTGCTGATATGTTCGTGGTTGTCTTCAGTTCTTCTGTTTTACCCGGAATGATTCCATGGTTTGTAATTTTACTAGCAGAATTACGTTTCCGTCGTAATAATAAAGACTTGATGGTTGATCATCCATTCAAATTACCACTATATCCATTTTCAAATTATTTTGCATTTCTCATGTTGATTGTGATCGTTATCTTTATGTTTATTAATCCTGACACACGGATTTCGGTTATTGTTGGTGCTGCAGTATTGATTCTAGCAGTCACTGTATACCTTGTTCGGCATGGTTTTAAAAACGAAAAAGCATAA
- a CDS encoding ClC family H(+)/Cl(-) exchange transporter, which yields MESRKEVFHRYNQFNQLIRAIIIGILTGLVVSVFRLIIQHFLQLVTASFAYFHSHPLWLIPWTIGSIILALLLGWLAQSYPEIKGSGIPQVEGQLTNQFDEKWWPVLWRKFLGGVFAIGSGLYLGREGPSIQLGATIGQGVEEKAKVGHLNRQIGIASGAAAGLSAAFNAPIAATIFILEEVYHNFSPVIWLATFVSSLCSNMVSMQFFGLRPVLNVPYNHMLPNNLYWHLIALGILLGILGRLYQIVILHLNGWTARIPKLSPIAYPIIPFLLVIPIAWYFPITLGGGNELIIILRSLPFSLALFVGLFVLRFVFSMISYGSQLPGGIFLPILTLGAILGAVYCALMVRLGLMPVRYLPNFIIYGMAGYFACISKAPFTAILLITEMVGSLAHLMPLALVAVVAYLVVDALHGEPVYTAMFNAFIGNNPQPARHKEDVTMSITIYAGAQLDGCKIKDFPWPTDCIVMVVYRGEEKIIPNGQTKLQAGDTLILRANSATTRQVYHEISRAAHYAQG from the coding sequence ATGGAGAGTAGAAAAGAGGTATTTCATCGCTATAATCAGTTCAATCAACTAATTCGGGCGATCATTATTGGAATATTGACTGGTTTAGTAGTTAGTGTATTTAGACTCATAATTCAACACTTTTTACAATTAGTAACAGCAAGTTTTGCATATTTTCATTCTCATCCATTATGGCTAATACCATGGACAATTGGATCAATTATTTTAGCATTATTATTAGGATGGTTAGCTCAATCCTATCCTGAGATAAAAGGGTCGGGGATTCCACAGGTTGAGGGACAGTTGACTAACCAATTTGATGAAAAATGGTGGCCAGTGTTATGGCGAAAATTTCTTGGCGGAGTTTTCGCTATTGGATCTGGATTATATCTCGGACGTGAAGGACCATCAATTCAACTTGGGGCAACAATTGGGCAAGGAGTAGAGGAAAAGGCCAAAGTAGGGCACCTTAATCGCCAAATAGGGATCGCAAGTGGAGCAGCAGCAGGATTATCTGCAGCCTTTAATGCGCCAATCGCTGCGACTATCTTTATTTTGGAAGAAGTGTATCATAATTTTTCACCGGTAATTTGGTTGGCAACATTTGTGAGTTCGCTTTGTTCTAATATGGTTTCGATGCAGTTTTTTGGCTTACGACCGGTTTTGAATGTTCCTTATAATCATATGCTTCCTAATAATCTTTATTGGCATTTGATTGCGCTTGGTATTTTATTAGGTATCTTAGGGCGTCTTTACCAAATTGTTATTTTGCATTTGAATGGTTGGACGGCACGGATTCCTAAACTATCTCCTATTGCTTATCCAATTATTCCGTTTTTGCTGGTTATTCCTATCGCCTGGTATTTTCCAATCACGTTGGGCGGGGGAAATGAATTAATTATTATTTTACGTTCCTTGCCATTTTCTTTAGCGCTTTTTGTGGGGCTTTTTGTCCTTCGCTTTGTATTTTCAATGATTAGTTATGGTTCGCAATTACCGGGTGGGATATTTTTGCCAATTTTAACTCTTGGCGCTATTTTAGGCGCAGTCTATTGTGCGTTAATGGTCCGTTTGGGATTAATGCCAGTTCGATATTTACCTAATTTTATTATCTATGGAATGGCAGGTTATTTTGCATGTATTAGTAAGGCGCCATTTACTGCTATTTTATTAATTACTGAAATGGTTGGCTCACTTGCGCACTTAATGCCATTAGCCTTGGTAGCAGTAGTAGCTTATCTTGTTGTGGATGCGTTACACGGTGAACCAGTATATACAGCAATGTTTAACGCCTTTATTGGAAATAATCCGCAACCAGCACGCCATAAAGAGGATGTTACGATGTCGATTACCATTTATGCTGGCGCCCAGTTGGATGGTTGTAAAATTAAAGATTTTCCATGGCCAACTGATTGTATTGTGATGGTTGTCTATCGGGGAGAAGAAAAGATCATTCCGAATGGTCAAACAAAGCTGCAAGCTGGCGATACGTTAATTTTGCGGGCCAATTCAGCAACTACTAGACAAGTTTACCATGAGATAAGTCGGGCTGCGCATTATGCACAAGGATAG
- the secG gene encoding preprotein translocase subunit SecG yields MYNTLMTLFLIDCVVLIACVMMQPAKNDNDAMSALTGGAGDLFSRRKARGFEAVMQIVTTICGALFFILALAMIYVSSH; encoded by the coding sequence TTGTATAACACATTAATGACTTTATTCTTAATTGATTGCGTTGTATTAATTGCGTGTGTAATGATGCAACCAGCAAAAAACGATAATGATGCAATGTCAGCTTTGACAGGTGGTGCGGGTGACTTATTCTCACGTCGTAAAGCGCGGGGATTTGAAGCTGTTATGCAGATTGTTACAACAATTTGTGGAGCACTCTTCTTTATTCTGGCATTAGCGATGATTTACGTTTCGTCACATTAA
- a CDS encoding alpha/beta hydrolase — protein MITYTGESFFFPHSGRHGVILLHAYTGNTNDVRMLGRQLNWQGYTVFAPLLSGHGGDPRKVLESNGPDDWWDDTRMAIFRLRDAGIDQIAIFGLSLGGLLATRALENDPQLLGGGVFASPITTWGQSNVPEYFPKIAAKYYRQQKINPLITKEKVAKLTERLPQQLAQIQTMAHQICDQLDQIHQPFFIAQGGTDEMIDPASGLQLKTKLQENGVAVDYHYYPTATHLLTVNTAHRQLFADVEKYLQNLFEVPSNDNK, from the coding sequence GTGATAACGTATACTGGTGAGTCTTTTTTCTTTCCCCATAGTGGACGGCATGGAGTTATTTTGCTTCATGCATATACAGGAAATACGAATGATGTTCGAATGCTGGGACGTCAGCTTAACTGGCAAGGATATACGGTTTTCGCACCGCTTTTGAGTGGGCATGGTGGTGATCCACGAAAGGTACTAGAAAGCAATGGTCCAGATGATTGGTGGGATGATACCCGGATGGCAATCTTTCGTTTACGCGATGCGGGAATTGATCAAATTGCAATTTTTGGGTTATCGCTTGGTGGTTTACTTGCAACAAGAGCTCTTGAGAATGATCCGCAATTATTAGGTGGTGGTGTTTTTGCATCCCCAATTACCACCTGGGGACAATCGAATGTTCCGGAATACTTCCCTAAAATTGCGGCAAAGTATTATCGTCAGCAAAAAATCAACCCATTAATTACTAAGGAAAAGGTTGCTAAATTGACTGAACGACTCCCCCAACAACTAGCACAAATTCAAACAATGGCGCATCAAATTTGTGACCAATTAGATCAGATTCATCAGCCATTCTTTATTGCACAAGGAGGCACAGATGAAATGATTGATCCAGCGTCTGGACTGCAATTAAAAACAAAATTACAGGAGAATGGGGTTGCAGTTGATTACCATTACTACCCAACCGCTACTCACTTATTAACAGTTAATACCGCTCATCGTCAACTATTTGCCGATGTAGAAAAATATTTACAAAATTTATTCGAGGTGCCTTCTAATGACAACAAATAA